A part of Aegilops tauschii subsp. strangulata cultivar AL8/78 chromosome 2, Aet v6.0, whole genome shotgun sequence genomic DNA contains:
- the LOC109759283 gene encoding F-box protein At3g07870-like, with the protein MASQTPPAKRADGQGSIDDDVLYEILLSLPAKLLCRLRAVCRSWRSLLSAPSFIAAHTARQAAPLLIVHVHDASSLNVHVLDTSSGQVDKRIRVKTQSSTTWDHNSLMLMRTPHDLPLVHLPCADDELRLRVLDPVTGADFALPDVDHDKQHCYSALFMIGKVSSGDYKVLCLSMCTSVSNGQQLCKVLNLSGDRRWRDTACPPAMVRMGRLDGAAVNGVAYLLLTTIHRRRLQGSNGCIVAYDLEKEAWRPASLPIPVPSNKQRPRDMFHHVLAELSGCLALLYDDGHSFMELWFLVDPDKVTWSKQCTITVPYPYQGVGYRGEPLWLLDDGRLIIWIWRSPEFSNVLCMYDPRTMTYTDVTEMPNSTPGGVYTGSLLGGGSFHLLHQGGLVQVQ; encoded by the coding sequence ATGGCGTCACAAACTCCTCCAGCCAAACGAGCCGACGGCCAAGGAAGCATCGACGACGACGTGCTCTACGAGATCCTGCTCAGTCTCCCGGCGAAGCTGCTATGCCGCCTCCGTGCCGTCTGCCGGTCTTGGCGGTCCCTCCTCTCCGCTCCGTCATTCATCGCCGCCCACACAGCGCGCCAAGCTGCCCCACTTCTCATCGTCCACGTGCACGATGCATCTTCCCTCAACGTCCATGTCCTAGACACATCCTCTGGCCAAGTCGACAAACGGATACGTGTCAAGACGCAGAGTAGCACTACGTGGGATCACAATTCTTTGATGCTGATGCGCACCCCCCACGACTTGCCGCTGGTTCACCTCCCTTGCGCAGACGACGAGCTTCGACTCCGGGTGCTTGACCCAGTGACGGGTGCCGATTTCGCGTTACCTGATGTCGACCACGATAAACAGCACTGCTATAGTGCATTGTTTATGATCGGTAAAGTGTCGAGCGGAGACTACAAGGTGTTGTGCCTTAGTATGTGTACGTCCGTGTCCAATGGACAGCAGCTCTGCAAGGTTCTCAACCTCTCGGGCGACCGTCGGTGGAGAGACACGGCGTGCCCGCCGGCCATGGTCAGGATGGGCCGCCTGGACGGGGCAGCCGTCAATGGGGTCGCTTACCTCTTGCTGACCACCATACACCGCCGTCGTCTGCAGGGTTCCAACGGATGTATCGTGGCATACGACCTGGAGAAGGAGGCATGGCGGCCAGCTTCTCTGCCAATCCCGGTACCCAGCAACAAACAACGGCCAAGAGACATGTTCCACCACGTCTTGGCCGAGCTGAGCGGCTGCTTGGCCCTACTATACGACGACGGACACTCGTTTATGGAGTTGTGGTTTCTCGTGGACCCTGACAAGGTTACCTGGTCTAAGCAGTGCACCATCACCGTGCCGTATCCTTATCAGGGTGTCGGATATCGGGGGGAGCCCTTGTGGTTGCTAGATGATGGGAGGCTCATCATTTGGATTTGGAGGTCTCCAGAATTTTCCAACGTATTGTGTATGTATGATCCAAGAACCATGACCTATACGGATGTGACAGAGATGCCAAACAGCACGCCAGGAGGAGTGTACACTGGGAGCTTGTTGGGTGGAGGGAGTTTTCACCTTCTCCACCAAGGAGGTTTAGTACAAGTACAATGA